One Roseburia rectibacter DNA window includes the following coding sequences:
- a CDS encoding flagellar brake protein: protein MKVSDIIRIGDKIDIRVLQEVEQAEKTDVTVKTYKSKVLDFCSNGNMEIAMPMEAGKLVLLQLGVRYELVFFSRESLYRAVGQVKERYKKDNIYMLEMELKSQPEKFQRREYFRFPCLLDFKYYELTAEQAMLDSVEAIFSEIRDEHFYEKERKGKIMDLSGGGIRFTTEQEQKPGTWILAELRLKSQTMDNQYYIVANVIESGKIESAAEYGFMSRAKFSIKNDRVREEIIRYIFEEERRMRQQNGSERIKK from the coding sequence ATGAAGGTTTCAGACATTATACGTATAGGCGATAAGATTGATATCCGTGTTCTTCAGGAAGTTGAACAGGCAGAAAAAACGGATGTCACTGTTAAAACATATAAGAGTAAAGTACTTGATTTCTGTTCAAATGGGAATATGGAGATAGCAATGCCAATGGAGGCGGGTAAACTGGTATTATTACAGCTTGGTGTCCGCTATGAACTCGTGTTTTTCTCACGCGAGTCACTGTATCGAGCCGTTGGTCAGGTAAAAGAACGATATAAAAAAGACAATATATATATGCTTGAGATGGAATTGAAATCCCAGCCGGAAAAATTTCAACGGAGAGAATACTTCAGATTTCCGTGTCTGCTCGATTTTAAATATTATGAACTGACGGCTGAACAGGCTATGCTTGACAGTGTGGAGGCTATTTTTTCAGAAATCCGTGATGAACACTTTTATGAGAAAGAACGAAAAGGAAAAATCATGGATTTAAGTGGCGGAGGAATCCGTTTTACAACAGAACAGGAGCAGAAACCTGGTACGTGGATATTGGCAGAATTAAGGCTGAAGAGCCAGACAATGGATAATCAGTATTATATTGTTGCAAATGTGATAGAATCAGGTAAAATAGAATCAGCGGCGGAATATGGATTTATGTCGCGTGCAAAATTCAGTATCAAGAATGATCGTGTAAGGGAAGAAATTATTCGTTACATCTTCGAAGAAGAGAGAAGAATGCGTCAGCAAAATGGCAGTGAGAGGATAAAAAAATGA
- a CDS encoding protein-glutamate methylesterase/protein-glutamine glutaminase, with protein sequence MKKNILVVDDSALMRRVICDIINSDETFQAIDTCRDGLDALEKLRAKRYDGVVLDVNMPRMDGLALLEQLQKEKIRATVIMVSTTTTKDAEVTMLAMERGAVDFVPKPTNVIEAKGEAFKGKLLGVLNAVLKTQKMALGSKSAATPEKVVLRRNTEPVRSRNKLVALACSTGGPKALQSVIPYLPKNLDAPMVLVQHMPAGFTKSMADRLNEVSDIHVKEAEDGDVLKKGTIYIAPGGKHMEIKKSPDGSHKIRLNDELPPIGGLKPCADITYDSLRTCGYDQIVCVVLTGMGADGTKGIKSLAKSKPVYVISQNAETCVVYGMPKSIAETGLVNEVVPLTQVAQTITKNVGVQ encoded by the coding sequence ATGAAAAAAAATATTCTTGTTGTTGATGACTCTGCACTCATGAGAAGGGTGATCTGTGATATTATTAATTCGGATGAAACATTTCAGGCAATCGATACCTGCAGAGACGGTCTGGATGCACTTGAAAAATTAAGAGCAAAAAGATATGACGGTGTGGTATTGGATGTTAATATGCCGCGGATGGATGGACTTGCTTTATTAGAGCAGCTTCAAAAAGAAAAAATCCGTGCTACGGTCATCATGGTCAGTACTACGACTACAAAGGATGCCGAAGTTACCATGCTTGCCATGGAACGGGGGGCAGTTGATTTTGTGCCGAAGCCGACGAATGTGATCGAGGCAAAAGGTGAAGCATTTAAGGGTAAACTTCTTGGAGTGCTGAATGCAGTTTTAAAAACACAGAAGATGGCTTTGGGCAGCAAATCGGCTGCAACACCGGAAAAAGTAGTCTTGCGCAGAAACACAGAGCCGGTTCGAAGCAGAAATAAATTAGTTGCATTGGCATGTTCGACGGGAGGTCCGAAAGCTCTTCAGAGTGTGATTCCATATCTTCCTAAAAATCTGGATGCACCAATGGTTTTAGTGCAGCATATGCCTGCAGGATTTACAAAATCCATGGCAGACAGACTGAACGAAGTCAGTGACATACATGTCAAAGAGGCGGAAGATGGAGATGTGCTCAAAAAGGGAACGATATATATTGCTCCCGGCGGAAAGCATATGGAAATAAAGAAAAGTCCTGACGGAAGCCATAAAATCAGACTCAATGATGAATTGCCTCCTATCGGCGGATTAAAACCGTGTGCAGACATTACTTATGATTCGTTGCGAACCTGTGGATATGATCAGATAGTGTGTGTTGTACTGACCGGTATGGGAGCAGATGGTACCAAGGGAATAAAATCCTTAGCAAAGAGTAAGCCGGTATATGTGATATCGCAGAATGCCGAGACTTGTGTGGTATACGGAATGCCTAAGTCGATTGCTGAAACCGGACTGGTAAATGAAGTGGTTCCTCTTACACAGGTTGCTCAAACAATAACAAAGAATGTGGGGGTACAGTAA
- a CDS encoding chemotaxis protein CheD — protein sequence MSEVIKVGMADLNVCKAPDVITTLGLGSCIGLVFYDPVSKVGGMVHYMLPDSTKVRNNSNIAKFADTGIDELLRRVIAAGANKGRLIAKIAGGAKMFEVSGLSDVGNIGARNAEAAKAKLKQLGIRLVAEDTGLNYGRTVELHCDTGEFYIKSVGKPLKII from the coding sequence ATGAGCGAAGTAATAAAAGTGGGCATGGCAGATTTGAATGTATGTAAAGCCCCTGATGTTATTACAACTTTGGGATTGGGTTCGTGCATTGGACTGGTATTTTATGATCCGGTATCAAAAGTTGGGGGAATGGTTCATTATATGCTCCCGGACAGTACAAAAGTCAGAAATAACAGCAATATCGCAAAGTTTGCAGATACAGGGATTGATGAATTATTACGCCGTGTAATTGCGGCAGGAGCAAATAAGGGCAGATTGATCGCTAAAATTGCAGGCGGTGCAAAAATGTTTGAAGTGAGTGGTTTGTCAGATGTTGGTAATATTGGTGCGCGAAATGCAGAGGCGGCAAAAGCAAAATTAAAGCAGCTTGGAATCAGGCTTGTTGCAGAAGATACAGGACTTAATTATGGTCGTACTGTTGAACTTCATTGTGATACAGGCGAGTTTTATATCAAATCAGTAGGCAAACCTTTAAAGATTATCTGA
- a CDS encoding chemotaxis protein CheC: MGNLTLEDVNNMYLDVLKEIGNIGAGNATTAIANMLGMKIDMNVPNVKLMEVSKLGTAVGAEDETIVGIFLEVLNDIEGSMMFLVDIPSARYLVNKLMMEDVPADKPFDEMELSALKEIGNIIAGSYLSALSSMTNLVISPSVPYIAVDMAASILSVPAIEFGQFGDNALLIQTEICADVAINGYFILMPEQGSYEKILTSLGISL; encoded by the coding sequence ATGGGAAATTTAACGTTGGAAGACGTAAATAATATGTATCTCGATGTCTTAAAAGAGATTGGTAATATCGGTGCAGGAAATGCAACTACCGCAATTGCAAATATGCTTGGCATGAAAATCGACATGAATGTCCCGAACGTAAAACTGATGGAAGTTTCAAAATTAGGAACGGCTGTCGGAGCGGAGGATGAAACAATTGTTGGCATTTTCTTAGAGGTGCTGAATGACATCGAAGGTAGTATGATGTTTCTGGTAGATATTCCATCGGCACGTTATCTTGTTAACAAACTGATGATGGAAGATGTGCCGGCAGATAAACCATTTGATGAAATGGAATTATCTGCGTTAAAAGAAATAGGAAATATTATTGCAGGTTCTTATCTGTCAGCCCTTTCTTCTATGACGAATCTTGTGATTTCTCCGTCTGTTCCTTATATTGCCGTAGATATGGCAGCTTCTATCTTAAGTGTGCCGGCCATTGAGTTTGGACAGTTTGGTGATAATGCACTGTTGATTCAGACTGAGATCTGTGCGGACGTGGCAATCAATGGATATTTTATATTGATGCCAGAGCAGGGGTCCTATGAAAAGATATTAACGTCACTTGGAATCTCACTGTAA
- the flhA gene encoding flagellar biosynthesis protein FlhA, with protein MKKADIGVALYLLAAVIFFIVPISSNLLDVMLALNISIALIVLFNTLFVKEVLDMSFFPTLLLFTTIFRISLNVSSTRLILTTGAPGNVVQTFGQFVGGGDLIVGAIVFIILVIIQFVVINKGSERVAEVTARFTLDAMPGKQMAIDADLNTGAITEKQARERRNKIQEESAFFGSMDGATKYVKGDAAAGLIITFVNLAGGTIMGILRGGMSFQEAIEHYGVLTIGDGLSSQIPSLLISLATGILVTKASKEADFSNILVSQLFGIPKVLYIVGTTLAVLGIATPLNTLLFLAFGATFIIAGRQVDKNIGIESIEEEVNTAETEAEEIRKPENVVSLLQVDPIELEFGYGIIPLADVNQGGDLLDRVVMIRRQIALELGTIVPIIRLRDNIQLNPNQYIIKIKGVQVTEGEILFDHYMAMNPGYVEEEITGIPTFEPSFHLPAIWITESQRERAESLGYTVVDPPSIIATHLTEVIRSHIAELLTRQDVQNLVNNLKESNPVLVDELIPKMLGLGEVQKVLQNLLDEGISIRDLLTIFETLADHAATTRDTDVLTEYVRQSLKRAISSKYFPANETTSVITLDPKVEQEIMASVKQTEQGAYLTLDPETTKAIMNSVQNEVTKLENMGKTPIVITSPIVRMYFKKLTEDYFKDLIVVSYNEIESNVELQSVGIISRDGDK; from the coding sequence ATGAAGAAAGCTGACATAGGTGTTGCACTGTATCTACTGGCTGCAGTCATCTTTTTTATAGTGCCAATCAGTTCCAATTTACTCGACGTTATGCTGGCACTGAACATTTCAATCGCATTGATTGTTCTTTTTAATACATTGTTTGTAAAAGAAGTACTGGATATGTCTTTTTTTCCAACATTACTTTTGTTTACAACAATTTTTCGAATTTCCCTGAATGTATCTTCAACACGACTGATCTTAACCACTGGTGCCCCGGGTAATGTTGTACAGACATTCGGTCAATTTGTTGGTGGCGGTGACCTGATCGTCGGTGCCATCGTATTTATCATTCTGGTTATCATCCAGTTTGTTGTCATTAATAAAGGTTCTGAACGTGTTGCTGAGGTTACAGCGAGATTTACACTTGATGCGATGCCTGGTAAACAGATGGCAATCGATGCTGATTTAAATACCGGAGCGATTACGGAAAAACAGGCGAGAGAGCGAAGAAATAAGATTCAGGAAGAGTCCGCATTCTTTGGTTCCATGGATGGTGCTACCAAGTATGTAAAAGGAGATGCAGCTGCTGGTCTTATCATCACGTTTGTAAACCTTGCAGGTGGAACTATCATGGGTATACTGCGAGGTGGAATGAGTTTTCAGGAAGCCATTGAACATTATGGTGTGCTTACGATCGGTGATGGATTATCTTCACAGATTCCTTCACTTCTGATATCGCTTGCAACTGGTATTCTTGTGACGAAGGCATCTAAGGAAGCTGACTTTTCCAATATTCTTGTCAGTCAGTTATTTGGAATCCCAAAAGTATTATATATTGTAGGTACCACCTTAGCGGTACTAGGAATCGCAACTCCGTTGAATACTTTGCTGTTTCTTGCATTTGGAGCAACTTTTATTATTGCAGGACGACAGGTAGATAAGAATATCGGTATTGAGAGCATAGAGGAAGAAGTCAATACGGCGGAGACGGAAGCGGAAGAGATACGAAAACCAGAGAATGTTGTGTCGCTTCTTCAGGTTGATCCGATTGAACTTGAATTTGGATATGGTATTATTCCATTAGCCGATGTAAACCAGGGAGGAGATCTGTTGGATCGTGTTGTTATGATACGACGGCAGATTGCTCTTGAACTTGGTACTATCGTACCGATTATTCGTTTGAGAGATAATATTCAGCTAAATCCGAACCAGTATATCATTAAGATCAAAGGTGTGCAGGTAACAGAGGGAGAAATCCTTTTTGATCACTATATGGCAATGAATCCAGGATATGTGGAGGAAGAGATCACAGGTATTCCTACGTTTGAACCTTCATTTCATCTCCCTGCTATCTGGATCACGGAAAGTCAGCGTGAACGTGCAGAGAGCCTTGGTTACACAGTTGTTGATCCGCCATCGATCATTGCAACACATCTGACGGAGGTGATCCGGTCACATATTGCAGAGCTGCTTACCAGACAGGATGTGCAGAATCTTGTCAATAATCTGAAAGAGAGCAATCCGGTATTAGTGGACGAGCTGATTCCTAAAATGCTTGGACTTGGCGAGGTTCAGAAGGTATTACAGAATCTGCTGGATGAGGGAATTTCAATCCGGGATCTTCTGACAATTTTTGAAACGCTTGCCGATCATGCAGCAACAACAAGAGATACGGATGTATTGACGGAGTATGTACGTCAGAGTTTAAAGAGAGCGATTTCCAGCAAGTATTTCCCTGCAAATGAAACAACCAGTGTCATTACACTTGATCCGAAGGTTGAGCAGGAAATTATGGCTTCCGTAAAACAGACGGAGCAGGGTGCATATCTCACACTTGATCCGGAGACAACAAAAGCAATTATGAATTCTGTACAGAATGAAGTGACAAAACTTGAAAACATGGGTAAAACTCCAATTGTGATCACATCTCCGATTGTACGAATGTACTTTAAAAAATTAACGGAAGATTATTTTAAGGACTTGATCGTGGTTTCATATAATGAAATTGAGTCTAATGTAGAATTACAGTCAGTAGGGATAATCAGCAGGGACGGTGACAAGTGA
- a CDS encoding chemotaxis protein CheW: MANNNLETTEKESKQYIVVMVGSEQYGIDISYIDNIVRMQKITRVPKVQTYFKGVINLRGEVVPVMSVRKKMGLEDDVLTNASRIIILKLEENASLGVIVDEVREVVNLSEDEIDKVSNKGRFINGIGKHGDQLISLLEINALVEENN, from the coding sequence ATGGCAAATAATAATCTTGAAACAACGGAAAAAGAATCCAAACAATATATCGTTGTCATGGTGGGCAGTGAACAGTATGGAATTGATATCAGCTATATTGATAACATTGTCCGCATGCAGAAAATTACAAGAGTTCCGAAAGTACAGACATATTTTAAAGGTGTGATCAATCTTCGTGGTGAGGTTGTTCCGGTTATGAGTGTACGCAAAAAAATGGGACTTGAAGATGATGTGCTGACAAATGCAAGCAGAATCATTATCTTAAAATTAGAGGAAAATGCTTCTTTAGGTGTCATCGTAGATGAAGTAAGAGAAGTTGTAAATTTAAGTGAAGATGAAATTGATAAAGTTTCTAACAAAGGAAGATTTATCAATGGAATCGGAAAGCATGGAGATCAGCTGATTTCCCTGCTTGAGATCAATGCACTTGTAGAGGAAAATAATTAA
- the flhF gene encoding flagellar biosynthesis protein FlhF — protein MTINKYQGKTKEEAIEKAKQELGEGAVVMNVKEIKPTGMFKAWKSSVFEVTAAKEEKDDFVDPRQVADLAAKTVKTLNLAADEKISPKEFSNDRTQDILSGRLTSAPELHAPELHASELHAKDGLEKRLENLSNILEKQLSAEESRQKEVKEEEKEHQVVNPEGLQFIKMLYRTLLENEVNEKYVNQILDEAEKVMHSGSSVDVILSNVYQKMILKLGQPDTICVTGKKPRIIFFVGPTGVGKTTTIAKIASKYKLEMGMKIAFLTADTYRIAATEQLRVYANILDAPMSIIYSSEEMNAAIERVSEYDLIFVDTAGFSHKNDEQCNDMKKMLAGLDEAYEREVYLVVSATTKYKDLLEIADRYKEIADYKLIFTKLDETEAYGNIYNIKMYSGAPLSYMTNGQNVPDDIEEFNTQKIVKQLLGGR, from the coding sequence ATGACCATAAATAAGTATCAGGGAAAAACGAAAGAAGAAGCAATTGAAAAAGCAAAACAGGAGCTTGGCGAAGGCGCGGTTGTGATGAATGTTAAGGAGATCAAACCGACAGGTATGTTTAAGGCCTGGAAAAGTTCCGTGTTTGAGGTTACAGCAGCAAAAGAAGAGAAAGATGATTTTGTAGATCCAAGACAGGTTGCCGATCTGGCGGCAAAAACAGTTAAAACATTAAATCTTGCAGCAGATGAGAAAATCAGTCCAAAAGAGTTCTCAAATGACAGAACACAGGATATCCTGTCAGGACGTCTTACAAGTGCACCGGAACTGCATGCACCAGAGCTGCATGCATCAGAGCTGCATGCAAAAGATGGATTGGAGAAAAGACTCGAAAATCTTTCTAATATACTGGAAAAACAGCTGTCTGCTGAGGAAAGCAGACAGAAGGAAGTAAAGGAAGAAGAAAAAGAACATCAGGTTGTGAACCCGGAGGGATTGCAGTTCATAAAAATGCTTTACAGAACGCTGCTGGAAAATGAGGTAAACGAAAAGTATGTCAACCAGATTTTAGACGAAGCAGAGAAAGTGATGCACAGTGGAAGCAGCGTGGATGTGATATTGTCAAATGTGTACCAGAAAATGATCTTAAAATTAGGACAGCCGGATACAATCTGTGTTACCGGTAAAAAACCGAGAATTATTTTCTTTGTTGGCCCGACAGGTGTGGGAAAGACAACAACGATTGCCAAGATTGCCTCTAAGTATAAACTTGAGATGGGGATGAAGATTGCGTTCCTGACAGCGGATACTTATCGTATTGCTGCTACGGAGCAGCTTCGGGTGTATGCCAATATCTTAGATGCACCGATGAGCATCATTTATTCTTCCGAGGAGATGAATGCCGCGATTGAAAGAGTCAGTGAATATGATCTCATTTTTGTAGATACGGCAGGTTTTTCCCACAAAAATGATGAGCAGTGCAATGATATGAAAAAAATGCTTGCGGGACTTGATGAAGCATATGAAAGAGAGGTATATCTGGTAGTCAGTGCGACAACTAAGTATAAAGATCTTCTGGAAATTGCTGACCGTTATAAAGAGATTGCCGATTACAAGCTGATATTTACCAAATTGGATGAAACTGAGGCTTATGGTAATATTTACAACATCAAGATGTATTCGGGAGCACCGCTTTCCTACATGACAAACGGACAGAATGTGCCGGATGATATAGAGGAATTTAATACACAAAAAATAGTAAAACAACTTCTGGGAGGCAGATAA
- a CDS encoding MinD/ParA family protein produces the protein MDQAQNLRNVIKVKNQSRKLDARVITVTSGKGGVGKSNVAVNLAVQISKLGKKVLIFDADFGLANVEVMFGAVPRYNLGDFLFQRKSMTEIITEGPMGIGFISGGAGVLCMNQLADEQIRYLIRGLSELDQYADVILIDTGAGISNQVMEFVMASPEVLVVTTPEPSSLTDSYSLLKALYHNPLFSREQTDIRIVSNRVVSNEEGQQVYEKLNSVVEQFLDGSVNYLGMIPQDHMLERSVRQQKPVSLNAPMAKSARAFETMAANLILQEQKIPDKRLGIARMFSDFWWQKY, from the coding sequence ATGGATCAGGCTCAAAATCTCAGAAATGTAATTAAAGTAAAAAATCAGAGCCGGAAACTGGATGCACGTGTGATTACCGTGACGAGTGGAAAAGGTGGAGTTGGAAAATCGAATGTTGCAGTGAATCTTGCTGTGCAGATTAGTAAATTAGGAAAGAAAGTACTGATTTTTGATGCTGATTTTGGACTTGCCAATGTTGAGGTTATGTTTGGAGCAGTTCCCCGTTATAATCTGGGAGATTTTCTGTTCCAGAGAAAGAGTATGACAGAAATCATAACAGAAGGTCCTATGGGGATTGGATTTATCTCAGGTGGAGCAGGGGTCTTATGTATGAACCAGCTGGCAGACGAACAGATCAGATATCTGATCCGTGGTTTATCTGAATTAGATCAGTATGCAGATGTGATCCTGATCGATACAGGAGCGGGGATATCAAATCAGGTTATGGAGTTTGTCATGGCGAGTCCGGAAGTTCTTGTTGTAACAACTCCTGAACCGAGTTCTTTGACCGATTCCTATTCATTGCTTAAAGCATTATATCATAACCCTTTATTTTCACGCGAACAGACAGATATCCGGATCGTATCAAACCGTGTGGTATCTAATGAAGAGGGACAGCAGGTATATGAAAAATTGAATTCTGTAGTAGAACAGTTTCTGGATGGTTCTGTGAATTATCTTGGGATGATTCCTCAGGATCACATGCTGGAACGTTCGGTAAGACAGCAGAAACCTGTTTCACTGAATGCACCGATGGCAAAGTCAGCAAGAGCATTTGAAACTATGGCAGCGAATCTGATTTTACAGGAACAGAAAATACCGGATAAACGGTTGGGAATTGCCAGAATGTTTTCAGATTTCTGGTGGCAGAAATACTAA
- a CDS encoding chemotaxis protein CheA, whose amino-acid sequence MDVSQYLEIFIDETEEHLQTLSDCIMELEKEPENMDTINEIFRAAHSLKGMAGTMGFKRMQRLTHDMENVFQEVRSDKVKVNSNMIDLLFKCLDAIESYLNNVKASSDEGTEDNELIIKELNDFIAGEENAEKKAEEAAPAPKEENTDEAAKNGEKKYFEFELNETDRTKLKEAENNGLHIYGMTVYIQKECLLKAARAFLVFKAVEEFGQILVYNPTSQEIEDEHFENDFSFFIASEEAFDKILQAAQSVSEIEKVVGEEVKCDVLAEKQAQAEKAAAEEAAKNETPVQAETAPAPEVKAAPAKAPAAQNNKKQTVAKPVTNRTVRVDIEKLDALMNQVSELIIAKNSLVAIGSTESGDFQNQTYHEQIEYLERITTNLHESVMKVRMVPIESVVNKFPRMIRDLSRKLDKKMELYMTGEDTELDRTVVDQIGDPLQHLLRNSADHGLEDNETRIALGKPEVGSIFLNAFQEGNNVIIQVGDDGAGIDVAAVRDKAIERGIITEEQAESMSQKDIINILFLPSFSMSKKITDISGRGVGLDVVKSNIEALGGDVEVKTAMGEGTTFTVRLPLTLAIIQALMVEVRDEKYAIALGSISNIEDIPVKDIKYVEAQEVIHLRGKVIPLVRLDKVLDLEPREEPESLTVVIVTKGDSMAGLVVDNLIGQQEIVIKSLGKYIDNNKLISGATILGDGEVALILDVNTLM is encoded by the coding sequence ATGGATGTAAGCCAATATCTTGAGATTTTTATTGATGAAACAGAAGAACATCTGCAGACTTTAAGTGACTGCATTATGGAACTTGAAAAAGAACCGGAAAATATGGATACTATAAATGAAATTTTCCGTGCAGCCCATTCCTTAAAGGGTATGGCAGGTACCATGGGATTTAAGCGCATGCAGCGACTGACCCATGATATGGAAAATGTTTTTCAGGAAGTCAGAAGTGATAAAGTTAAAGTTAACAGTAATATGATCGATCTTCTTTTTAAATGCTTAGATGCCATTGAAAGCTATCTGAACAATGTAAAAGCAAGTTCTGACGAGGGAACAGAAGATAATGAACTGATCATCAAAGAATTGAATGATTTTATCGCCGGTGAAGAGAATGCTGAGAAAAAAGCAGAAGAAGCTGCTCCGGCACCAAAAGAAGAAAATACAGATGAAGCAGCTAAGAATGGTGAAAAGAAGTATTTTGAATTTGAACTGAACGAGACAGACCGTACAAAGTTAAAAGAGGCTGAGAATAATGGTTTACATATTTATGGAATGACCGTATATATTCAGAAAGAATGTCTCTTAAAGGCAGCACGTGCGTTTTTGGTGTTTAAGGCTGTAGAAGAGTTTGGACAGATTCTTGTATACAACCCGACATCTCAGGAAATTGAGGACGAGCATTTTGAAAATGATTTCAGTTTCTTTATCGCATCCGAGGAAGCATTCGATAAAATTTTACAGGCAGCACAGTCTGTATCTGAAATTGAAAAAGTAGTCGGCGAAGAGGTAAAATGTGACGTGCTTGCAGAAAAACAGGCACAGGCAGAAAAGGCTGCAGCAGAAGAGGCAGCAAAGAATGAGACACCGGTTCAGGCAGAGACAGCACCGGCTCCGGAAGTAAAAGCAGCACCGGCGAAGGCTCCGGCAGCACAGAATAATAAAAAACAGACTGTTGCAAAACCAGTTACAAACAGAACGGTACGTGTTGATATTGAAAAACTGGATGCATTAATGAACCAGGTATCAGAGCTTATTATTGCAAAGAACAGTCTTGTTGCGATTGGCTCCACAGAGTCCGGTGATTTCCAGAATCAGACTTATCATGAGCAGATTGAATATCTTGAGCGTATTACAACCAATCTTCATGAGTCGGTTATGAAAGTTCGAATGGTTCCAATCGAGAGCGTTGTAAATAAATTCCCTCGAATGATCCGTGACCTGTCAAGAAAGCTGGACAAAAAGATGGAGCTTTACATGACTGGTGAGGATACAGAGCTTGACCGTACGGTTGTTGACCAGATCGGTGATCCTCTGCAGCACTTACTGCGTAACTCTGCTGACCATGGTCTTGAGGATAACGAAACACGTATTGCTCTCGGTAAACCGGAAGTGGGAAGCATTTTCTTAAATGCATTCCAGGAAGGCAATAATGTCATCATCCAGGTCGGAGATGACGGTGCCGGTATTGATGTGGCTGCAGTACGTGATAAAGCAATCGAGAGAGGCATTATTACAGAAGAACAGGCTGAGAGCATGAGCCAGAAAGATATTATCAATATCCTGTTCCTTCCAAGTTTCTCAATGTCCAAAAAAATTACCGATATCTCAGGACGAGGTGTTGGACTTGATGTAGTAAAATCCAACATTGAAGCATTAGGCGGTGATGTTGAAGTTAAGACAGCAATGGGTGAGGGTACAACTTTTACAGTACGTCTGCCGCTTACTCTTGCAATTATCCAGGCTCTGATGGTAGAGGTAAGAGATGAAAAATATGCGATCGCACTTGGTTCCATCTCCAATATTGAGGATATTCCGGTTAAGGATATCAAGTATGTGGAGGCACAGGAAGTAATTCATCTGCGTGGCAAGGTTATCCCATTAGTACGGCTCGATAAAGTGCTTGATCTTGAGCCAAGGGAAGAACCGGAAAGCCTGACCGTTGTTATTGTAACGAAAGGTGACAGCATGGCGGGTCTTGTAGTTGATAACCTGATCGGACAGCAGGAGATCGTAATCAAGTCACTTGGAAAATACATTGACAATAACAAGCTGATCAGTGGTGCAACCATCCTCGGAGATGGCGAAGTTGCATTGATCTTAGATGTGAATACGTTAATGTAA
- a CDS encoding FliA/WhiG family RNA polymerase sigma factor: protein MKTVEKEKLWEEYRKNPSAELREKIIIEYAPLVRVVAGRLSMYLGYNVEYEDLVSYGIFGLIDAIDKFDRGKDVKFETYASLRIRGSILDQIRKMDWIPRTVRQKRKKIEEAIKQIETKTGQNASDEEIAKELGIGEEELNDWQTQLNVTNVISLNEFVEQGGEPVMDAKNNSHFIQPEESVQEEELKKVLMESLELLTEKEKKVILLYYYEDLTLKEISSILEVSESRVSQLHTKALLKMRKKMGNYMGILID, encoded by the coding sequence ATGAAAACGGTAGAAAAAGAAAAGCTCTGGGAGGAATATCGGAAAAATCCTTCCGCGGAGCTGCGGGAGAAAATTATTATCGAGTATGCTCCACTGGTGCGGGTTGTGGCAGGACGGCTTAGCATGTATCTCGGATATAACGTAGAGTATGAAGATCTGGTTAGCTATGGTATATTTGGACTGATAGACGCAATAGATAAATTTGATCGTGGAAAAGATGTAAAGTTCGAGACGTATGCAAGTTTAAGAATACGTGGATCCATATTGGATCAGATAAGAAAAATGGATTGGATTCCACGGACGGTGCGGCAGAAACGCAAGAAGATCGAGGAAGCGATCAAGCAGATCGAAACTAAGACAGGGCAAAATGCTTCGGATGAAGAAATAGCAAAAGAATTAGGAATCGGTGAGGAAGAATTAAATGACTGGCAGACGCAGTTAAATGTCACAAATGTTATCTCACTGAATGAATTTGTGGAGCAGGGCGGAGAACCTGTGATGGATGCAAAAAATAATTCACATTTCATCCAACCCGAGGAGTCTGTTCAGGAAGAAGAACTGAAAAAAGTTCTGATGGAGTCACTGGAGCTTTTGACAGAAAAAGAGAAAAAAGTTATTTTATTATATTATTATGAGGATCTGACGTTAAAGGAAATAAGCAGCATCCTTGAAGTCTCGGAATCGAGGGTTTCGCAGCTTCATACCAAGGCATTGTTAAAAATGCGTAAAAAGATGGGAAACTATATGGGAATACTGATTGACTGA